From Anoplopoma fimbria isolate UVic2021 breed Golden Eagle Sablefish chromosome 11, Afim_UVic_2022, whole genome shotgun sequence, one genomic window encodes:
- the LOC129098263 gene encoding sphingosine kinase 1-like: protein METSEPDPSCRLNGVLGVLYGEFTDALNDRVRYSVTLTRSALTVQRISASPGRAKAVFNLTDCVGCRAQGGPGGGDVGAYFTAYFYPFRRRWMSAGVARQRLEQRFRVALVQDPLANLQEAERWARAIRDASELQAPRREGVVYTEVRRPCRVMILVNPHSGRGQALQLFTGSVQGMLTEAAVPYTLVITEHQNHARELVRKADLSQWDALVIMSGDGLLFEVINGLMEREDWQEAIQTPLGILPGGSGNALAASVHHYSQSPPAWNEELLLSCGFMLCKGLVGSMDLVSIHLASRQRLFSFLSLAWGFVADVDVESEKYRHVGAIRFLMGTLVRLASLRVYQGRLAYLPVTEAPKLPKGSIRAHHPPSTPQRSSLCSSLPCQLIPNTSPNQNSRHNHNSTNSNRNTITNSSNNAFTTKIPETQCEGKTRGQEDSLLPGLDQPVPESWTVVREEDFVLVLAIYQSHLAEDLWTVPGAMADDGVIHLFYVTAGISRPALLRLFLAMEKGGHLACGCPHLVYEKVKALRLEPVSPQGMITVDGEMVEYGPVQAQIHPGLARLICG, encoded by the exons ATGGAGACCTCTGAACCGGACCCATCCTGCCGGCTGAACGGGGTGTTGGGCGTCCTGTACGGGGAGTTCACCGACGCGCTCAACGACCGGGTCCGGTACTCGGTCACCCTGACGCGGAGCGCCCTGACCGTCCAGAGGATCTCCGCGTCTCCCGGCCGCGCCAAGGCGGTGTTCAACCTGACGGACTGCGTCGGATGCCGGGCGCAGGGAGGGCCGGGCGGCGGGGACGTCGGAGCCTACTTCACCGCCTACTTCTACCCGTTCCGGAGGCGCTGGATGAGCGCCGGAGTGGCCCGGCAGAGACTGGAGCAGCGCTTTCGGGTCGCGCTGGTCCAGGACCCGCTCGCAAACCTCCAGGAGGCGGAGAGGTGGGCTCGGGCCATCAGGGACGCCTCCGAGCTGCAGGCGCCCCGCAGAGAAG GTGTGGTGTACACGGAGGTGCGTCGGCCCTGCAGGGTCATGATCCTGGTGAACCCTCACAGCGGCCGTGGTCAGGCCCTCCAGCTCTTTACGGGGTCCGTGCAGGGCATGCTCACCGAGGCCGCCGTCCCGTACACGCTCGTCATCACAG AGCACCAGAACCATGCACGGGAGCTGGTGAGGAAGGCGGACCTGTCGCAGTGGGACGCTCTGGTTATCATGTCTGGAGACGGGCTGCTGTTTGAG GTGATAAACGGTCTAATGGAGCGAGAAGACTGGCAGGAGGCCATCCAGACCCCTCTGGGTATTCTACCAGGGGGCTCAGGCAACGCCCTGGCTGCCTCTGTCCACCACTACTCACA GTCGCCTCCAGCGTGGAACGAGGAGCTTTTATTGAGCTGCGGCTTCATGCTGTGCAAAGGTCTGGTGGGCTCCATGGACCTGGTGTCCATCCACCTGGCCTCTCGGCAGCgcctcttctccttcctctctctggccTGGGGCTTCGTGGCCGACGTCGACGTGGAGAGTGAGAAGTACCGCCACGTTGGAGCGATCCGCTTCCTGATGGGAACCCTGGTGCGCCTGGCGTCACTCAGAGTCTACCAGGGCAGGTTAGCGTACCTGCCTGTTACGGAGGCGCCAAAGCTTCCCAAAGGGAGCATCAGGGCTCATCACCCTCCCTCCACACCTCAGCGGTCCTCActctgctcctccctcccttGCCAGCTCATACCCAACACCTCCCCAAATCAGAACTCTCGCCACAATCACAACAGCACAAATTCCAACCGCAACACCATCACCAACTCCTCCAATAACGCTTTCACAACCAAGATACCCGAGACTCAGTGTGAAGGCAAAaccagaggacaggaggactcCCTGCTTCCCGGGCTGGACCAGCCGGTCCCAGAGAGCTGGACCGTGGTCAGGGAGGAGGACTTTGTCTTGGTGCTGGCTATCTACCAGTCCCACCTGGCTGAGGACTTGTGGACGGTCCCGGGCGCGATGGCAGACGACGGGGTGATCCATCTGTTCTACGTGACGGCTGGAATCTCCCGTCCGGCGCTGCTCCGCCTTTTCCTCGCCATGGAGAAGGGCGGCCACCTGGCGTGCGGCTGCCCCCACCTGGTGTACGAGAAGGTGAAGGCGCTGAGGCTGGAGCCGGTCTCTCCACAGGGCATGATCACCGTGGACGGGGAGATGGTGGAGTACGGGCCCGTTCAGGCTCAAATCCACCCGGGACTGGCCAGACTCATTTGTGGATAA
- the LOC129098264 gene encoding fas-binding factor 1 homolog, whose protein sequence is MCTTMVVLTTIALILRQRFSNKIKPFLSSDATWWSNRLVGFQEATKKGKASKSSFGDEDLLDSLFDDKKLPVRGKASRSGPLTRTSATDNIFSMLAEEVKRDGDTEDSDVSAADPNDLLKNMKDIDDMDADLFASKKKPSSAPAQTKPFGNEAPKKDSSTLENEPTAGVRKPNSAPSSTNYKKFTFSDLDDPLADLLDDLLPDDTKPKPKPSTQPAKPQKSAPSLLASPILKSETSKAAKNQSGLTFDDDKDDLMDALGFDSIENKPKKKETALWSNTERNETPQRPRTKLDEILESLTSPRLLERPPTGERKDQPPSQEKQQHERTSTVKEDDLTFGSYQPTLGSTPEGRQSRRQSVRFSTEDVSPSTPEKKPKPITPTSTRQRSSADWLGLKTNNDQTFLVDDAKETRTSTDSPKAPSSPSLERRSSLTGGHAKSAAKTPAALTDNITKPAKPEVSKVKQREEEEEEEEDDWLAGALSRKKALPTSNSEAKTSKQEDSLGLGEEMDLESTVSKQAPRGREDTFTSVKETSSTFLGQPSPTAHSTPVRETAKQDTIAALPSTPPQSPSFVTECTPSTQPHLPSTLRSSSATVLHAKVDLGQPLNVSHPSDYPPHFTGPLSASTASISHTQPQPQPQPHHLPSQRVPRGPSQASDENLQQLPLWSVPQTNQMQNTSTAVQQQVTLSTDSLQQLLLQQQQMMHSQLLGLGSVVDPGVLQRAREREQHPGDYQALQARIIQLEGQVKTLQLEREQSQMLLENVQHRHKQDMEVMENAHKSRVKLLEESAAQRETQGRKECEDLMERLTAATRSAEQDRSELQAQYQRKLAQAQQDRDREVERLRDLQRKSILEMKKDHEDQVKRLKKLKDEEIDAVTSATSQTRSLTVVIEQMEQFSSRLGDLSSRVESTHEHTAHGLEQGARHRDEQLRMMQDRLAQQQKAMVEERAYLKEIISRMDTQLNEQQRQLEKDRWKMTAEQAKAESTQRGLEGERHALSLQINMEREELERAKSALLEEQKSVMQHCAEERRKLAADWAHFHSLEKQRHERAEREVSSLLEKREGSILSLAQEQADLKLNTAELKQKQMAVAQERETLERLREELDREKERISSTALRLKTRAHEVEAFSKLAAEKFEEGERALQEAKRVEAEHEVRLRNIHIQTERLRQQEQRILQERQRLSHLQNDTERLRQNAPITSIPQMIPTSLQDAGSVLPNPELASSLNIPPPASFASSQSMALQASLALWKYTAEKDREYLQEEQIFLENLKKKSYRSPFNTD, encoded by the exons TCACCACCATCGCTCTCATCCTGCGCCAGAGATTCTCCAACAAGATCAAACC TTTCCTGAGCTCTGACGCCACCTGGTGGTCAAATCGTTTGGTAGGATTTCAGGAG GCTACAAAGAAGGGCAAAGCATCCAAAA GTTCATTTGGAGATGAAGATTTGCTCGACAGCTTATTTGATGATAAAA AACTCCCAGTAAGGGGAAAAGCATCTCGCAGTGGACCACTAACTCG AACTTCTGCGACTGATAACATCTTCAGTATGCTAGCAGAGGAGGTAAAGAGGGATGGGGACACTGAG GACTCTGATGTCTCAGCAGCAGACCCCAATGACTTACTGAAGAACATGAAG GACATAGATGATATGGATGCTGACCTTTTTGCATCAAAGAAAAAGCCCAGTTCAGCTCCTGCACAAACAAAGCCATTTGGTAATGAAGCGCCAAAGAAAGACTCTTCCACGTTAGAAA ATGAACCCACCGCAGGAGTGAGGAAGCCAAACTCTGCACCTTCGTCTACAAACTACAAGAAGTTCACCTTCTCTG ATCTCGACGACCCCCTGGCTGATCTACTCGATGACTTGCTTCCAGATGACACTAAACCCAAACCTAAACCTAGCACACAGCCGGCCAAGCCTCAGAAATCTGCACCATCTCTTTTAGCGTCTCCTATCCTAAAGAGTGAAACAT CTAAGGCAGCAAAAAACCAAAGCGGTCTCACATTTGATGACGATAAGGATGACCTTATGGATGCGCTGGGATTTGACAGTATTGAAAACAAACCCAAGAAAAAAGAGACAGCGCTTTGGTCCAACACAGAAAG GAATGAGACCCCTCAGAGACCTCGTACCAAGCTGGATGAGATTCTGGAGAGTTTGACTTCACCTCGACTTCTGGAGCGACCTCCGACAGGCGAGAGGAAGGACCAGCCTCCGTCTCAGGAGAAGCAGCAACACGAGAGGACCTCCACTGTGAAAG AGGATGACCTCACATTTGGCTCGTATCAGCCCACCCTTGGATCCACGCCTGAGGGGCGCCAGTCCCGCAGACAGTCagtcag GTTTTCTACAGAGGACGTCAGTCCCTCGACCCCGGAGAAGAAACCAAAACCCATCACCCCTACCTCCACTCGACAACGCAGCTCTGCCGACTGGCTGGGCCTCAAGACGAACAACGACCAAACATTTCTAGTGGACGATGCTAAAGAGACCAGAACTTCTACAGATTCTCCAAAggctccttcctctccctcattAGAGAGAAGATCCTCACTCACTGGTGGTCATGCCAAGTCCGCGGCAAAAACGCCAGCAGCCTTAACTGATAATATCACCAAACCAGCCAAGCCAGAGGTCTCTAAAGTcaagcagagagaagaagaagaggaagaggaggaggatgactgGTTGGCAGGAGCGCTGAGCAGGAAGAAGGCTCTGCCAACGTCTAACTCTGAggcaaaaacatccaaacaggAAGACTCTTTAGGCCTGGGAGAAGAAATGGATCTGGAGTCGACTGTTAG TAAACAAGCTCCCAGAGGCCGAGAGGACACTTTTACATCTGTCAAGGAAACTAG CAGCACTTTTCTCGGACAGCCCAGCCCCACTGCTCACTCTACTCCTGTCAGAGAGACGGCCAAACAAG ATACCATCGCTGCTCTCCCCTCGACTCCACCACAATCCCCTTCTTTTGTTACAGAGTGTACACCCAGCACCCAGCCTCACCTCCCCTCCACCTTAAGATCCTCCTCAGCAACCGTTCTCCACGCTAAAGTAGACCTCGGACAACCTCTAAATGTGTCTCATCCCTCAGATTACCCTCCTCATTTTACTGGTCCTTTGTCGGCCTCTACTGCTAGCATTAGCCACACCCAACCCCAGCCGCAGCCCCAACCCCACCACCTACCATCCCAAAGGGTGCCAAGAGGTCCAAGTCAGGCTTCGGATGAAAACCTGCAACAGCTGCCGCTTTGGT CTGTTCCACAGACAAACCAAATGCAAAATACATCAACTGCTGTCCAACAACAG GTGACACTTTCAACAGAcagtctgcagcagctgcttctACAACAACAGCAG ATGATGCACTCTCAGTTGCTGGGTCTCGGGAGCGTTGTGGATCCAGGGGTCCtgcagagagccagagagagagagcagcaccCTGGAGATTATCAAGCGTTACAGGCTCGCATCATCCAACTGGAGGGACAG GTGAAGACTctgcagctggagagagagcAAAGCCAGATGTTGCTAGAGAACGTCCAGCATCGGCATAAACAGGATATGGAAGTGATGGAGAACGCACACAA GAGTCGCGTGAAGCTGCTCGAGGAATCGGCAGCCCAGAGGGAGACACAAGGGAGGAAGGAGTGTGAAGACCTGATGGAGCGGCTGACTGCAGCAACACGATCGGCTGAGCAGGACCGCTCCGAGCTGCAGGCTCAGTACCAGCGCAAACTGGCGCAGGCCCAGCAAGACCGAGACCGTGAGGTGGAGAGACTCAGAGACCTCCAGAG GAAATCTATCTTGGAGATGAAGAAAGACCACGAGGACCAGGTCAAGAGACTGAAGAAATTAAAGGACGAGGAGATCGATGCAGTTACAAGCGCAACATCTCAGACAAG GTCTCTCACGGTGGTGATTGAGCAGATGGAGCAGTTCTCCTCTCGGCTGGGGGATCTTTCTTCTCGGGTGGAGagcacacatgaacacacggCTCACGGCCTGGAGCAAGGGGCACGGCACAGAGACGAGCAGCTCAGAA TGATGCAGGACCGTCTGGCCCAGCAGCAGAAGGCGATGGTGGAGGAGAGAGCTTACCTCAAGGAAATCATTTCAAGGATGGACACTCAGCTCaatgagcagcagagacagcTTGAGAAG GATCGCTGGAAGATGACAGCAGAGCAGGCCAAGGCAGAGTCGACCCAAAGAGGCCTGGAGGGAGAGCGACACGCCCTCAGCTTGCAGATCAACATGGAaagagaggagctggagagagcAAAG agTGCCTTACTGGAGGAGCAGAAGTCGGTGATGCAGCATtgtgcagaggagaggaggaagctgGCCGCAGACTGGGCCCACTTTCACAGCCTGGAGAAGCAGAGGCACGAGAGGGCAGAGCGGGAGGTCAGCAGTCTcctggagaagagagagggctCCATCCTCAGTCTGGCACAG GAACAAGCTGACTTAAAGCTCAACACTGCAGAGCTGAAACAGAAGCAGATGGCTGTggcacaagagagagagactctggagagactgagagaagagctggacagagagaaagagagaataagCAGCACGGCATTGAGACTCAAGACACGAGCCCACGAGGTGGAGGCCTTTAGCAAG CTTGCCGCGGAGAAGTTTGAGGAGGGAGAACGAGCGTTGCAGGAGGCAAAGCGTGTGGAGGCTGAGCACGAGGTGAGGCTCAGAAATATCCACATCCAGACAGAGCGGCTGAGGCAGCAAGAACAACGAATCCTTCAG GAGCGACAGCGGTTAAGTCATCTGCAGAATGACACAGAGAGGCTGAGACAAAACGCTCCAATTACCTCGATACCACAAATGATTCCAACCTCGTTACAAG ATGCAGGTTCAGTGTTGCCAAACCCTGAGCTGGCATCGAGCCTGAACATTCCCCCTCCTGCCTCGTTTGCCAGCTCTCAGTCTATGGCTCTCCAGGCGAGTCTGGCTCTGTGGAAGTACACCGCAGAAAAG GACCGTGAATACCTCCAAGAGGAGCAGATCTTCTTAGAGAATTTGAAGAAGAAATCCTACAGATCACCTTTCAACACAGATTGA